AGTGCATACTAAGGAGTACAGGAGGGACATACGGTGCATCTCTTAGTCGAGATTTCTCAATTTGATTCTTCGATTCTTCAAATATAATTATTGCGCAAATTAAACCTACCAACAAAATTAAATTTTCTAATATAATGCGCTCGTATGATTATTATTACGAATTTAAATACCCAAAAGTCCCCGCAACACCAAGGAAATATCCATTACTCTACATTTTTATAACCAAAGCAGACCCAAGGCAATTAAAAAAACAACAGGTTTTTCAGAAACCCAAACGCGCCCTTCACTCCTCGGACTTGGTAGTTTTCTCTTGGGCCTGGCCCAGCCCCAAAGTAGTCTTGACTGCGCCGGTAGCACCTTGGGCCATGCTCGTCACCTGGTTCCCAGTCCGCTCCAGTACGCCATCTGTCTTCTCCTTCCCAGGCTGGGCCGTCCCCGACGTCTTCTCCTTGGCCGGCCCGCCGCCTCTCGCTCCCTGGGCCATCTCAGAGACCTTCTCCTTCGCCGCTTGGGCCATCTCAGAGGCCTTCTGTTGGCCCGCTTGGGCCTTCTCCTTCACTGTTCCCACCATTGACTCCGACTTTATCTGAGTAcacatataaaataaaaataaacattattattattattattattgaaaaatgaGACTTAATTGGAAGCCTAATACggtaaattattaaattattaaaaaaatctgTCTCTTAAGTGTTTGAAAAATTGTTTGGTCATcttgtacatataaaaattgtccaaaagttaattttgatttaaaaaaaattacctgGGCAGCACCTTTGTTCTGATCTTCAGAAGCCATAGCTGTACTGAATTTGCTTCCTGCTGATACAGTTCTTCAAGAACAAATCAGAAACTACATGTAATATgaaaggaaaggaaatgaaaaaaaatggttttgCGGGTTTCGAATTGCTGAGAACGCAGGTCACACTGAGCATGTAATCAACAACTGTTTGCATGCATTATTTATAAGCACGGAAGTGGTCGCTCTGCAACCAACAGCTGTCTTGCTTTCTTGACACGTGTACGCCACGTGTCCTGCTCCAGTTAGCGCCGCGTCGGGCTGCGCCCTCCAGATAAAATTTTTTAGGATAAGTGTATATtaaatttgcaaaaattaaaataaattttagtcAATAGTGAAATCATTAACTTATCATTTTACTTTATAATTGGTAGAAACAATTGGTCAACTTTATGTGCCGGTGTTGAAGATTGAAGGAAGCTGATTAATCTGCCAGCTTGTAGTCCCCAACGGCTCAGCCTTAGATTCCATcccttttcttgttttttttttttttttaatttaattttattattcttcttcttgtttCTGTTTTTGTTAGGAATACCAGATTTTTATTTCCGTTCCTGTAGTTAGCAACTGATTGCCTCCTTGATTCTCTCTCCGGCTCACATACATATACAGCTCTTGtacagcttttttttttttgatacagAAAAATAATAGAAAAGTGCCTCTTCAtcttttatttgttctctgttctttGTTCTGGCCTACCTTTCTCTGTCTTGCTGTGCAGCTCACACCCACAGCAAGTGTAGGTACAttcttatatggtatcagagccaattaTGGATGAATCCTTCAATACTAGCCAAACCACCCCTCCAAACCCACCGCCAAACATCATTCCTGCACAACCCAACACCAATCCTTCAGGAGCTGTTCCTCACGACCCAACACAGCCCACCAGTCCTTATTACATTGGCAGCAGCGATGGCTCAGGTGCCATGCTTGTCACGCACACCTTGGACTCCAGCAACTATTATTCTTGGGCCAGATCTATGAAAAGGGCTTTGCGGATCAAGAACAAGCTCGGGTTCATTGATGGTACCATCTGTGAGCCTTCTGAGCCCAATGATCCTCTAATGGAACATTGGCTGAGGTGCAATGACATTATGATCACATGGATGCAGAACACAATGGCAGTGGACATCAAGTCTAGCACTACATATGCAGAGACTGCACATCAGCTTTGGCTGGAGCTGGAGCAAAGTTTTGCTCAGCAAAATGCTCCAAGGATTTTTGAGGTAAAACAAGGCATCACAGACTTAAAGCAAAACCAAGACCCAGTAAGTGTTTATTTCTCTAAACTTAAAACTCTGCTTGATGAATTGCTCAATTATGAGTCAATCCCTAATTGTACCTGTGGAGGATTAAAGGTTATTGTTCACAACCAGCAAAGGGACTGTGTGATGAAATTTTTAATGGGGCTCAATGATACTTATAAGGCCATTAAGGCACAGATTTTGCTGATCAAACCTTTTCCCAGTCTAAATGAGGTCTACTCCATTATTCagcaagaagagaaaagaagagaaatcTCCATAACCAGCCTAAGGAGTGATTCTATGGCTATGGTGAGCAAAGAGAACTTTAACAAACAATCCATTGGGCAAAAAATAAGGGAAAGGTATTACTGCACCTTCTGTAAAATTCCAGGACATTCTCTGGAGAGATGATTCAAAGCAAATCCAAACAAGCCCACATGTACTCACTGCCAAATGCTGGGCCACACAGCAGACAGATGCTTCAAACTCCATGGATACCCAGTAGGATATAAGGGAGAAGGGAGGAACAAACCAACCATGAACCTGGAAAATGCAAATGCAGTAGTTGGCTTAGAGCAGGAGGTTCTGAAAGACAAATCTCAAATGTCGCTGACTCAAGAGTAGTATAATCAGCTTCTGGCCCTCCTGAAACCTGTCTCTAGCAACCAAGTCTTCACCCCCTCGGCCAATCATGTCCATGCCATGCTTACGCCTTCATCCTTAGATGCAAATACTCACAAAATCTCTGGTATATCACTGTGTCTCTCTGCTTTTACTCCCAAATCCAGCAATATTTCAGAAACTCCTTGGATTCTTGACACTGGAGCAACAGACCACATGATCTGCTCCAAGTCTTTATTCCATTCTATCCAAAGAACTATTTCCTCCTCTGTAGCCTTGCCGAATGGTGAGATTGTGCCTGTTACTCATATAGGAACAGTCAGGGTCACCAATAATCTTACACTGCATATTTTCCTTTGCGTTCCCAGTTTCTCTTTTAATCTGATTTCAGTAAAAAAAATGACTCAAGAACTAAATTGTTGtcttgttttcttctttgattgctGTTATATTCAGGACCTTCTGACTTGGACAA
This window of the Malania oleifera isolate guangnan ecotype guangnan chromosome 6, ASM2987363v1, whole genome shotgun sequence genome carries:
- the LOC131157177 gene encoding late embryogenesis abundant protein D-7, whose protein sequence is MASEDQNKGAAQIKSESMVGTVKEKAQAGQQKASEMAQAAKEKVSEMAQGARGGGPAKEKTSGTAQPGKEKTDGVLERTGNQVTSMAQGATGAVKTTLGLGQAQEKTTKSEE
- the LOC131158501 gene encoding uncharacterized protein LOC131158501, whose protein sequence is MVSEPIMDESFNTSQTTPPNPPPNIIPAQPNTNPSGAVPHDPTQPTSPYYIGSSDGSGAMLVTHTLDSSNYYSWARSMKRALRIKNKLGFIDGTICEPSEPNDPLMEHWLRCNDIMITWMQNTMAVDIKSSTTYAETAHQLWLELEQSFAQQNAPRIFEVKQGITDLKQNQDPVSVYFSKLKTLLDELLNYESIPNCTCGGLKVIVHNQQRDCVMKFLMGLNDTYKAIKAQILLIKPFPSLNEVYSIIQQEEKRREISITSLRSDSMAMVSKENFNKQSIGQKIRERYYCTFCKIPGHSLER